One Salmo trutta chromosome 12, fSalTru1.1, whole genome shotgun sequence genomic region harbors:
- the LOC115203457 gene encoding protein Lines homolog 1-like isoform X1, whose translation MNEQFHVLNDAYRSLLSRTSPSKMSSHELASSMFTCVCELTLDASDGSHSQHQDQSRDPITSFKYSPNPNGTELACLVLTLVEKISSKLTSQQLSQETSLCFKDVSTVLFQYMDFMSKLVHLACCKDRLLSHLAAKSVSSYVIFELRCFNTVNQIWEWKCLQVLQNPCSGNELDACTWSLTTVLKAVLKETSQYKPGTLEKLLATFDIALTAVYSQLVPVESLGHGNSASYPSSNTADWATTLTNLLDLLEVLTAARFKLSTTRVCFTSSRLSLVQASALLRIVDSHVHYFVKKQVLLLLKRILLQKAGEDMGFGEASSLTHGDDHMTSDILTLADDVLQAVHTDWLQCVPVESAAIFFGGTGQLCGGSSDAFDHVMLRAVSLVVLKSLEYKIQSAGGKGVCNTIGIHGYLSALLLFLSQHGVQLKQGSHSCCWVSLVFGEQDDDMMEASKALLLLFLHHRGSSDLEADAACVVGGNPHCHFLFLLRSISFDHSILLDFLISTETCFLEYFVRYLKHLRDDWEGFRTVCQKMDGSDGCKLSWKISQKDDQLLDNLREELQQSLCLSCGSVSTLSHSGGSVTIVDPEPAPCLQPSLCLPSGSATALASTPPLRLVDYGSSEESETEDGDLPSGLTQDRLHSDSVVHTHNSHSFDRTVMCLTELRVVVTRLQRRSLFPYNATSLLKLLTD comes from the exons ATGAATGAACAATTTCATGTCCTAAATGATGCTTACAGAAGTTTATTGTCGAGAACATCACCCAGCAAAATGAGTAGCCATGAGTTGGCATCCTCCATGTTCACATGTGTATGTGAACTGACTCTCGATGCCAGTGATGGTTCTCATTCTCAGCACCAGGACCAGTCCAGAGATCCCATAACGTCCTTCAAATATTCTCCAAACCCAAATGGAACTGAACTGGCTTGTCTTGTGTTGACTCTGGTGGAGAAAATAAGCTCCAAGCTGACATCTCAACAACTGTCTCAAGAAACCAGCCTTTGCTTCAAAGATGTTTCTACAGTATTATTCCAGTATATGGATTTTATGTCCAAACTT GTTCACCTTGCCTGCTGCAAGGACAGGTTGCTGTCTCATCTAGCTGCAAAGAGTGTATCCTCCTATGTTATTTTTGAGCTGCGTTGCTTT AATACAGTCAACCAGATTTGGGAATGGAAGTGCTTGCAAGTGCTCCAGAACCCTTGCTCTGGCAACGAACTGGATGCATGCACATGGTCACTTACCACTGTCCTGAAAGCAGTTCTAAAAGAAACATCACAATATAAACCTG GGACTTTGGAGAAACTTCTTGCTACATTCGACATAGCTCTCACTGCTGTTTACTCCCAGCTTGTCCCTGTAGAGAGTCTGGGCCATGGGAACTCTGCATCATACCCCAGTAGTAACACGGCAGACTGGGCTACAACTCTGACTAACCTCCTAGACTTACTGGAAGTGCTCACTGCAGCCAGGTTCAAACTAAGCACCACCAGGGTCTGTTTCACCAGCTCAAGGCTCTCCCTCGTACAGGCATCAGCGCTACTGCGGATAGTCGACTCTCATGTCCACTACTTTGTGAAGAAGCAAGTGCTTCTGCTTTTAAAGAGGATTCTCCTTCAGAAGGCAGGCGAGGACATGGGTTTTGGCGAGGCGTCCTCCCTAACGCATGGAGATGATCACATGACCAGTGACATTCTTACACTGGCTGATGATGTGTTGCAGGCAGTACACACTGATTGGTTACAGTGTGTTCCAGTGGAGTCGGCGGCCATTTTCTTTGGAGGGACGGGCCAATTGTGTGGCGGGAGCAGTGATGCGTTTGATCATGTGATGCTGAGGGCTGTTAGTCTAGTTGTGCTCAAGTCACTGGAATACAAAATCCAATCCGCTGGTGGTAAAG GTGTATGTAATACTATAGGCATCCATGGCTATTTAAGTGCATTGCTGCTGTTCCTGAGCCAGCATGGGGTCCAGCTGAAGCAGGGATCTCACTCCTGCTGCTGGGTGTCCTTGGTGTTTGGAGAGCAGGACGACGACATGATGGAAGCATCAAAGGCTTTACTCCTACTATTCCTCCATCACAG AGGGTCCTCTGACCTGGAAGCTGATGCTGCGTGTGTCGTCGGCGGCAACCCCCACTGtcactttctcttcctcctccgcaGCATCTCCTTTGACCACAGCATTCTCCTCGATTTCCTCATCTCAACGGAAACCTGCTTCCTCGAGTACTTTGTCCGTTACCTAAAACACCTCCGGGACGACTGGGAAGGCTTCCGAACGGTCTGTCAGAAGATGGATGGGTCGGACGGGTGTAAACTGAGCTGGAAGATTAGCCAGAAAGACGATCAACTATTGGACAACCTGAGAGAGGAACTCCAGCAGTCGTTGTGTCTCTCTTGTGGAAGTGTGTCTACTTTGAGCCATTCTGGAGGATCAGTTACCATCGTGGACCCAGAGCCAGCTCCATGTCTGCAGCCCAGCTTGTGTCTCCCTTCAGGGAGTGCAACTGCCCTGGCCTCTACTCCCCCTCTCCGTCTGGTGGACTACGGCAGCTCAGAGGAGTCTGAGACTGAGGACGGTGACCTCCCATCAGGCCTTACACAGGATAGGCTACACAGCGACTCTGTGgttcacacacacaacagccaCTCTTTTGATAGGACGGTTATGTGTCTGACAGAGCTCAGAGTGGTGGTGACTAGACTGCAGAGGAGGAGTCTGTTCCCTTACAATGCCACCTCGCTCTTGAAACTGCTGACAGATTGA
- the LOC115203457 gene encoding protein Lines homolog 1-like isoform X2 — protein sequence MNEQFHVLNDAYRSLLSRTSPSKMSSHELASSMFTCVCELTLDASDGSHSQHQDQSRDPITSFKYSPNPNGTELACLVLTLVEKISSKLTSQQLSQETSLCFKDVSTVLFQYMDFMSKLVHLACCKDRLLSHLAAKSVSSYVIFELRCFAVHTDWLQCVPVESAAIFFGGTGQLCGGSSDAFDHVMLRAVSLVVLKSLEYKIQSAGGKGVCNTIGIHGYLSALLLFLSQHGVQLKQGSHSCCWVSLVFGEQDDDMMEASKALLLLFLHHRGSSDLEADAACVVGGNPHCHFLFLLRSISFDHSILLDFLISTETCFLEYFVRYLKHLRDDWEGFRTVCQKMDGSDGCKLSWKISQKDDQLLDNLREELQQSLCLSCGSVSTLSHSGGSVTIVDPEPAPCLQPSLCLPSGSATALASTPPLRLVDYGSSEESETEDGDLPSGLTQDRLHSDSVVHTHNSHSFDRTVMCLTELRVVVTRLQRRSLFPYNATSLLKLLTD from the exons ATGAATGAACAATTTCATGTCCTAAATGATGCTTACAGAAGTTTATTGTCGAGAACATCACCCAGCAAAATGAGTAGCCATGAGTTGGCATCCTCCATGTTCACATGTGTATGTGAACTGACTCTCGATGCCAGTGATGGTTCTCATTCTCAGCACCAGGACCAGTCCAGAGATCCCATAACGTCCTTCAAATATTCTCCAAACCCAAATGGAACTGAACTGGCTTGTCTTGTGTTGACTCTGGTGGAGAAAATAAGCTCCAAGCTGACATCTCAACAACTGTCTCAAGAAACCAGCCTTTGCTTCAAAGATGTTTCTACAGTATTATTCCAGTATATGGATTTTATGTCCAAACTT GTTCACCTTGCCTGCTGCAAGGACAGGTTGCTGTCTCATCTAGCTGCAAAGAGTGTATCCTCCTATGTTATTTTTGAGCTGCGTTGCTTT GCAGTACACACTGATTGGTTACAGTGTGTTCCAGTGGAGTCGGCGGCCATTTTCTTTGGAGGGACGGGCCAATTGTGTGGCGGGAGCAGTGATGCGTTTGATCATGTGATGCTGAGGGCTGTTAGTCTAGTTGTGCTCAAGTCACTGGAATACAAAATCCAATCCGCTGGTGGTAAAG GTGTATGTAATACTATAGGCATCCATGGCTATTTAAGTGCATTGCTGCTGTTCCTGAGCCAGCATGGGGTCCAGCTGAAGCAGGGATCTCACTCCTGCTGCTGGGTGTCCTTGGTGTTTGGAGAGCAGGACGACGACATGATGGAAGCATCAAAGGCTTTACTCCTACTATTCCTCCATCACAG AGGGTCCTCTGACCTGGAAGCTGATGCTGCGTGTGTCGTCGGCGGCAACCCCCACTGtcactttctcttcctcctccgcaGCATCTCCTTTGACCACAGCATTCTCCTCGATTTCCTCATCTCAACGGAAACCTGCTTCCTCGAGTACTTTGTCCGTTACCTAAAACACCTCCGGGACGACTGGGAAGGCTTCCGAACGGTCTGTCAGAAGATGGATGGGTCGGACGGGTGTAAACTGAGCTGGAAGATTAGCCAGAAAGACGATCAACTATTGGACAACCTGAGAGAGGAACTCCAGCAGTCGTTGTGTCTCTCTTGTGGAAGTGTGTCTACTTTGAGCCATTCTGGAGGATCAGTTACCATCGTGGACCCAGAGCCAGCTCCATGTCTGCAGCCCAGCTTGTGTCTCCCTTCAGGGAGTGCAACTGCCCTGGCCTCTACTCCCCCTCTCCGTCTGGTGGACTACGGCAGCTCAGAGGAGTCTGAGACTGAGGACGGTGACCTCCCATCAGGCCTTACACAGGATAGGCTACACAGCGACTCTGTGgttcacacacacaacagccaCTCTTTTGATAGGACGGTTATGTGTCTGACAGAGCTCAGAGTGGTGGTGACTAGACTGCAGAGGAGGAGTCTGTTCCCTTACAATGCCACCTCGCTCTTGAAACTGCTGACAGATTGA